A single window of Chloroflexota bacterium DNA harbors:
- a CDS encoding type II toxin-antitoxin system VapC family toxin — translation MTAVTYADASALVKLAVEEPGSAEMQRWYVESERVMTSLIGIVETRRATARRPHDPGHLERIVASVEVIAVAAHIAERASSLEPPELRTLNAIHLATALTLGADLAAFVTYDLRLAAAARALGLPVVSPA, via the coding sequence GTGACCGCGGTCACCTACGCGGATGCCTCGGCGCTCGTGAAGCTCGCCGTGGAGGAGCCCGGGTCGGCGGAGATGCAGCGGTGGTACGTCGAGAGCGAGCGGGTGATGACCAGCCTCATCGGGATCGTCGAGACCCGGCGAGCCACCGCGCGGCGGCCGCACGACCCGGGCCACCTCGAGAGGATCGTGGCGTCCGTCGAGGTCATCGCGGTGGCGGCCCACATCGCCGAGCGGGCGTCGAGCCTCGAGCCGCCCGAATTGCGCACGCTCAACGCGATCCATCTCGCCACCGCACTCACACTCGGGGCCGACCTGGCCGCCTTCGTCACCTACGACCTGCGCCTCGCCGCCGCCGCGCGCGCCCTCGGCCTGCCGGTCGTCTCGCCCGCCTGA